One region of Chryseobacterium sp. SORGH_AS_0447 genomic DNA includes:
- a CDS encoding peptidoglycan-binding protein LysM, with protein MTKQIAIAALTIGAFILGTNNAQAQNTTATTTVNITLNDVISIDAGSTAIGNTVDFNYATAADYNSDQTVTKANSLKVTSTKNFNVKVKAGGANFMNGTNVIPVNVLTIKPSTAAGTMGGTKSAVVLSATDQTLVANAPFGSSLTLNLDYTIPAAKSSSSDILGKPAGTYTQTVTYTATAL; from the coding sequence ATGACAAAACAAATCGCCATCGCAGCCTTAACCATCGGAGCTTTCATCTTAGGAACCAACAATGCCCAGGCTCAAAATACGACAGCCACCACAACGGTTAACATCACCCTGAACGATGTTATCTCCATCGATGCGGGAAGTACGGCCATCGGTAATACGGTTGACTTCAACTATGCTACTGCAGCAGATTATAACTCCGATCAGACGGTTACTAAAGCCAACTCTTTGAAAGTGACTTCAACAAAGAACTTTAATGTAAAAGTAAAAGCAGGAGGTGCTAATTTCATGAACGGAACCAACGTGATCCCTGTGAATGTTTTAACAATAAAACCTTCTACCGCTGCAGGAACCATGGGCGGAACAAAAAGCGCTGTCGTTTTATCGGCGACGGATCAGACGTTGGTAGCGAACGCTCCATTTGGAAGTTCATTAACCCTGAACCTGGATTATACGATTCCAGCCGCAAAATCATCATCTTCTGATATCTTAGGAAAACCGGCAGGGACGTATACTCAAACAGTTACCTACACTGCAACAGCTTTATAA